A genomic window from Chrysoperla carnea chromosome 3, inChrCarn1.1, whole genome shotgun sequence includes:
- the LOC123296647 gene encoding 17-beta-hydroxysteroid dehydrogenase 13-like — MFTFLIVFIVVLLLIHVAVKEYIGYNRRKRSLKGRIVLMTGAANGLGKDICLAFAREQCDIICVDIDEKGNKDTVKQCKQISDRIRVVDYTCDITDPENVRELSKKIYEEFDHVDILYNNAGVAYPAKITALTDEHIKRLINVNLVSHFWTIRTFLPKMIERKRGLIVATASIAGRLGVDCLVPYCASKFAVTGLMDSLKNELNIEGCKVRTLTVHPGFMATQLLPKNLRNPGITWLKPYKPLHIVTTKDTANEIITAIKEGKTRLYYPYYNIIAINFLKYCLPQFIGDWIMCSVLTLGEHLDPL; from the exons ATGTTTACCTTCTTAATTGTGTTTATTGTGGTGTTATTGTTAATACATGTTGCTGTTAAAGAATATATTGGATATAATAGACGAAAACGTTCGTTAAAAGGAAGAATTGTTTTg aTGACAGGCGCTGCTAATGGACTGGGTAAAGATATATGCTTAGCATTTGCACGTGAGCAATGTGACATTATTTGCGTCGATATTGATGAAAAAGGAAATAAAGATACAGTAAAACAATGTAAACAAATTTCTGATCGTATTCGAGTTGTTGACTATACATGTGATATTACGGATCCCGAAAATGTACGAGAGTTGAGTAAGAAAATATACGAAGAATTTGACCATGtggatattttatataataatgctGGTGTCGCATATCCTGCGAAAATTACTGCGTTAACAGACGAACATATTAAACGACTAATTAATGTAAATCTGGTATCACATTTTTGG ACAATACGaacatttttaccaaaaatgatTGAACGAAAACGTGGATTAATTGTTGCTACCGCGTCAATTGCTGGACGTCTGGGAGTAGACTGCTTAGTGCCATATTGTGCGTCAAAATTTGCGGTAAcag gtCTTATGGATAGCTTAAAAAATGAGTTAAATATTGAAGGCTGTAAAGTAAGGACATTAACAGTACATCCAGGATTTATGGCAACACAATTATTACCCAAAAACTTGCGTAATCCTGGAATTACATGGCTTAAACCTTACAAACC gttaCATATTGTCACTACCAAAGATACTGCTAACGAAATTATCACTGCCATTAAAGAAGGGAAAACACGATTATATTAtccttattataatataatagcaattaattttctgaaatattgtCTGCCACAGTTTATCGGGGATTGGATTATGTGCAGTGTTTTAACGCTTGGTGAACATCTTGATCCGTTATAG